Proteins found in one Mangifera indica cultivar Alphonso chromosome 15, CATAS_Mindica_2.1, whole genome shotgun sequence genomic segment:
- the LOC123197609 gene encoding WAT1-related protein At5g07050-like, protein MGPCYHFHLGGTSSFSVLLYYHPSLIFLVLSYRKEKKMEGQVGCGSFLQRCKPYIAMISLQFGYAGMNIITKVSLNRGMSHYVLVVYRHAIATAVIAPFALVLERKVRPKITFTIFMQLFVLGLLGPVIDQNLYYAGLKFTSPTFSCAISNMLPAMTFVMAVLCRMEKVDFKKVRCQAKVFGTIVAVAGAMLMTLYKGHVINMIWSVDTHAHTSSAPEATSSTDKDWLKGSILLILATLAWAAFFILQAVTLRKYTAQLSLTAIVCFLGTLQSIAVTFVMEHKPSAWTIGWDMNLLAAAYAGIVSSSIAYYVQGLVMQKRGPVFVTAFSPLMMIIVAIMGSFILAEKIYVGGVLGAILIVVGLYAVLWGKYKEYKEKEVETIPEPIKGSGETNEALDIEMQKNAITVPVPLHSMETPKA, encoded by the exons ATGGGACCCTGTTACCATTTTCACTTGGGAGGCACAAGCAGCTTCAGTGTTCTTCTCTATTACCATCCTTCACTCATCTTCCTTGTGCTTTCAtacagaaaagagaaaaaaatggaaGGACAAGTCGGTTGTGGCAGTTTTCTTCAAAGGTGTAAGCCTTATATTGCCATGATATCTCTACAATTTGGGTATGCCGGGATGAATATCATCACCAAGGTTTCTCTTAACCGAGGAATGAGCCATTATGTTCTAGTCGTTTACAGGCATGCCATCGCTACTGCTGTCATTGCTCCCTTTGCTCTCGTCCTTGAGAG GAAAGTGAGGCCAAAGATTACGTTTACCATTTTCATGCAACTTTTTGTGCTGGGTTTACTTGG GCCTGTGATAGATCAAAACCTCTACTACGCCGGGTTAAAGTTCACATCCCCCACTTTCTCTTGCGCCATAAGCAATATGCTACCTGCAATGACATTTGTCATGGCAGTTCTTTGCAG GATGGAGAAGGTGGACTTCAAGAAAGTTAGATGTCAAGCAAAGGTTTTTGGAACTATAGTAGCTGTGGCTGGAGCTATGTTGATGACATTATACAAGGGCCATGTCATTAATATGATTTGGTCTGTGGACACCCACGCTCATACATCCTCTGCCCCTGAAGCAACTTCTTCTACTGACAAAGACTGGCTTAAGGGTTCCATTCTGTTAATCTTGGCGACACTTGCGTGGGCTGCATTTTTCATTCTTCAG GCGGTGACATTGCGGAAATACACAGCTCAGCTCTCACTCACAGCCATTGTGTGCTTTTTGGGAACATTACAGTCCATTGCTGTTACATTTGTCATGGAACACAAACCCTCTGCATGGACAATTGGTTGGGACATGAATCTTCTCGCTGCTGCCTACGCT GGTATTGTATCATCAAGCATTGCATACTATGTTCAAGGGCTGGTAATGCAGAAAAGAGGGCCTGTCTTTGTGACTGCTTTCAGTCCTCTTATGATGATTATTGTTGCAATCATGGGCTCCTTTATTCTGGCTGAGAAAATTTATGTTGGAGG TGTTCTTGGGGCTATTCTCATTGTGGTGGGACTTTACGCTGTTTTGTGGGGCAAGTACAAGGAATACAAAGAAAAGGAAGTCGAGACAATTCCTGAACCCATCAAGGGAAGTGGAGAAACTAATGAAGCCCTTGATATCGAAATGCAAAAGAATGCCATTACTGTTCCAGTTCCACTGCACTCCATGGAAACCCCAAAAGCTTAA